Proteins encoded by one window of Deinococcus radiodurans R1 = ATCC 13939 = DSM 20539:
- the sdaAA gene encoding L-serine ammonia-lyase, iron-sulfur-dependent, subunit alpha: MTLEELMNAPAPASRWVLERDCAETGLDPADIRAEMLRRIGEMRSSVERGLQSDARSITGMVGWNAKGLWDAPDVLGAPLLKRVQAYAMAVNEENARMGRIVAAPTAGSAGTIPGALLGVADHLGLSDEQLVDPMILAAGVGKAISKRMFISGAAGGCQAEIGSSAAMAAAAVVELLGGTPRAAVHAASLALMNTIGLVCDPVGGYVEVPCVSRNAFFAVHAVSAAQLALAQLESFIPPDEVLGAMASVGRLMPAALRETAEGGLAQTPTGLAVTARMEGKGEGELPGGMVELPLA; encoded by the coding sequence ATGACACTCGAAGAACTGATGAACGCCCCCGCCCCAGCCTCGCGCTGGGTGCTGGAACGCGACTGCGCCGAAACCGGGCTCGACCCCGCCGACATCCGCGCCGAAATGCTGCGCCGCATCGGCGAAATGCGCTCGAGTGTGGAACGCGGGCTGCAAAGCGACGCGCGGAGCATCACCGGCATGGTCGGCTGGAACGCCAAGGGGCTGTGGGACGCGCCCGACGTGCTGGGGGCGCCGCTGCTCAAGCGGGTGCAGGCCTACGCGATGGCCGTCAACGAGGAAAACGCCCGCATGGGCCGCATTGTGGCCGCGCCGACGGCGGGCAGCGCGGGCACCATTCCGGGGGCGCTGCTGGGCGTGGCCGACCACCTCGGCCTGAGTGATGAGCAGCTCGTGGACCCGATGATTCTGGCGGCGGGCGTGGGCAAGGCGATTTCCAAGCGCATGTTCATCTCGGGCGCGGCGGGCGGCTGTCAGGCTGAAATCGGGTCGAGCGCGGCGATGGCGGCGGCGGCGGTGGTCGAGCTGCTGGGAGGCACGCCCCGCGCCGCCGTCCACGCCGCCAGCCTCGCGCTGATGAACACCATCGGGCTGGTGTGCGACCCGGTGGGCGGGTACGTGGAGGTGCCGTGCGTGAGCCGCAACGCCTTTTTCGCCGTCCACGCCGTCAGTGCGGCGCAACTGGCGCTGGCGCAACTCGAAAGTTTCATTCCGCCCGACGAGGTGCTCGGCGCGATGGCCTCGGTGGGCCGCCTGATGCCCGCCGCCCTGCGCGAAACGGCGGAAGGCGGGCTGGCGCAGACGCCGACGGGCCTCGCCGTCACCGCCCGTATGGAGGGCAAAGGCGAGGGCGAGCTGCCCGGCGGCATGGTGGAGTTGCCACTGGCGTAA
- a CDS encoding Uma2 family endonuclease encodes MRVCMNIAGNLYTDAMNQGCRLYQSDMKLYVPGNSSYFYPDVMLVCGGEPHDRYSETSPCLLVEVLSGSTADTDRRHKYAAYTGIASLQTYLIVSQSERHVVEYRRAGNGWEMHEHRDVGEVYVACLGRTLTLDEIYRGML; translated from the coding sequence GTGCGCGTCTGCATGAATATTGCCGGGAACCTGTATACCGACGCTATGAACCAGGGCTGCCGTCTCTATCAGTCCGACATGAAGCTCTATGTTCCGGGCAATTCTAGTTACTTCTACCCGGACGTGATGCTGGTCTGCGGGGGCGAGCCCCACGACCGCTACTCTGAGACTTCACCCTGCCTGCTGGTGGAAGTCCTGTCAGGCAGCACCGCCGACACTGACCGCCGCCATAAATACGCGGCCTACACAGGGATCGCCAGTCTTCAGACTTACCTGATCGTGTCGCAGTCCGAGCGGCATGTCGTGGAATACCGCCGGGCAGGCAACGGCTGGGAGATGCACGAGCACCGAGACGTGGGCGAAGTTTACGTCGCTTGCCTCGGGCGAACACTGACACTGGACGAGATCTACCGGGGCATGCTGTAA